A stretch of the Vanacampus margaritifer isolate UIUO_Vmar chromosome 6, RoL_Vmar_1.0, whole genome shotgun sequence genome encodes the following:
- the LOC144053525 gene encoding YY1-associated factor 2-like — protein sequence MTVVDGSYNDSGVAAERDVFIFLLMVTFEPFNHTDGNVCIMGDKKSPTRPKRQPKQPPADDGYWDCSVCTFRNTAEAFKCTMCDVRKGTSTRKPRPISQLLVQQVNQQFAPPPTLLRKEKKEKSEKSDKELTLRKKSLKKMRPRLKNVDRSSAQHLEVTVGDLTVIITDFKEKAKPTSTPASSTAADLHSQSGSSPDNTERGVSRCSSPRGEGMSVSGDAC from the exons ATGACCGTCGTCGACGGGAGTTACAACGACAGTGGAGTAGCAGCCGAACGcgatgtgtttatttttttgttaatggtaaCGTTTGAGCCCTTTAACCACACTGACGGCAACGTGTGTATTATGGGTGACAAGAAGAGTCCCACGAG GCCGAAACGGCAACCGAAGCAGCCGCCAGCCGACGATGGCTACTGGGACTGTAGCGTCTGCACCTTCAGGAACACCGCCGAGGCGTTCAAGTGCACGATGTGCGATGTCCGGAAAGGGACGTCAACTCG aaaacCACGGCCCATTTCCCAGTTGCTAGTACAGCAAGTAAATCAGCAATTTGCACCGCCGCCCACGCTGTTAAGGaaggagaagaaagaaaaatcggAGAAGAGTGACAAAGAACTCACGCTGAGGAAAAAAAGCCTAAAAAAGATGAG ACCGAGGTTAAAAAACGTGGACAGAAGCAGCGCTCAGCATTTGGAGGTCACAGTCGGTGACCTAACAGTAATAATCACAGACTTTAAGGAGAAAGCCAAACCTACGTCCACTCCCGCCAGCAGCACAGCCGCCGACCTGCACAGTCAAAGCGGCTCGAGCCCCGACAACACTGAGCGAGGAGTGTCACGGTGTTCGTCGCCGCGGGGGGAGGGCATGTCAGTCAGCGGGGACGCTTGCTAA